CGCCTTTTTCCGTGGAAAAATGACTGTCGGAAAAAGTTCCTCTGAGTGCATACCACATTGTCAAAACGGTTCTCTACTATTTACGACAAGAAGTCGTGATGTGGCATTTGACGTGGCGAATCCCAAAATTCCTATCACGATTCATGAACTGGGAAAAGCAGAGGGGATTAGCCTAGTAAGAAAGCGCATGCGAGAGAACTACTCCGATGAGCTGATCCTGGAACTCCTCCAAGAACTCGAGTATATTCCACTCGCAATCACTCAAGCAATTGCGTTTATGGTAAAGAGGCAAAGAACTGTTGAACAATACTTAAAGCAGCACCGGAAAAGCGATGCAACCAAGACAAAATTTCTCAGTTACGAATTCTCTGAGCATGCACGGCCAGAAAATACGTTGGAGTCGGTAACGAAAACGTGGAAACTATCTTTCCAATCCATACGAGACTCAAATCGAAGAGCCGCAGACTTATTGTGCCTCATCAATTTTTTCCAGCATTAGGGAATTCCTGCTATACTCTTGCAAGATGAAGGCGAACTAGAAGATGATTTTGACtttcaagaagcagctgcgCTTTTGAAAGCCTTTTCATTCATTGATGAGAATGATTCTGTATTTAGCACCCATCGCCTTGTACAGTTAGCAACAAGGTGGTGGCTAGAGGAAGAGGTTCCTGAAGATGTGGATAAGTGGGCCTTTGAAGCATTAAGGTCTATCGCGTCTCAATTTCCCGAGCCGTCATCTCATCCTGGACCTGAATACTTCAAACTCGCAGAAATATTACTCCCTCATGCTGAGCTCATTCTTCAACATCAGTTTAAAAAGACCACCAAAGACTGGGAATTAGCTAGAGCGAAACTACTTATGTCTTCTGGGAGATATATTCATTGGAACGGCAATTATGACGAAGCTCGGCTAAGATTCGAGCGATCGATGGAGATAAACAGCAGATATCTGGGCGAAAAGCATGTGGATACTTTGGCGAGCATGGGGCTACTGGGCTGGACTATGGGCATCCTTTACATGGACGTAAAAGCTCTGCCGATTCTAAAGCGCGTCGTGGAAAACAGGCGTGAAATCTTGGGTGACGATGATCCCAGGACGATTGACGCCTTGAGTGATCTTGCAACCGTCATTGCTTTGACTGGCAATTACACAGAATCTGAGACTATGCAGCGTGAAGCTCTAGCTCGCAGTGAGCGCATTCTTGGGAGGAAACATAATGATACGTTAAACTGCATGGCTCATCTCGCCGATGTCCTCGACGACCAAGGTAAGACTGAGGAGGCAATTCAGTTACTAAGGGATGCCTATGACGCCAAAAAAGAGCTTCTTGGCAATCTTCACCCAGATACGCTTGCCGCCGAAGCAAATTTTGCTGTAATGCTAAGCGAAAGTGTTGAAACAGTGGGAGAAGCATTTTCTCTTTGGAGGCTCAACTTGAGAAATAAAACCCAGGTCCTTGGGCCCAACCACAGAGAAACTTTGATCACAGCAAAGAACTTCATCCAAGAGCTTCAATGGCGGCATAGAAGTGCAGAGGCACGAGAACTTTGTGCGCAATGCCTCGCAAGAGCGGGCGACGATCTTTATAAGGATAACCTGCACAGCCAGAAGCTTCTCGAAGATATCAACAATATTTGGCAGACATTACTGGAAACTGATGAGGCTGAAGAAAGTTCAGAATCAGAGTAATCAATTATGGGAGGAGGTAATTCGTTTACTACGGGAAGACTAGTATATAGTCACCTCGCTTCCGAACCCATCGGCTATCTCTCTTCTATCTAAAGTCGGCTAATTTCTGCGCGTAGTAAGGGATTTATTTCCTATTTCAGTGAATGTACGATTGCTTTCTGAGAAGTGAATCAGCAGCCACCATACCTGATTCATTATGTGTCCTTAATAAACAAgaaaagctaataaagcaGGCAtgattagctatatttatgtGTATAAAGACTGACAAACGACTTGTAACTTTTTCCGAGCTGTGGAGCTCTCTTAGCAGACgtgtattttgtttttttcctaaTAGAGTATGTGTATTAGTCATGCATGTGGATCTCCCTTTTGTTACCAGTCGCTGACCAATTTGCCCTCATTGGGCCTGCATGGTTTATTTTGCACCCCTTGCAGGTAATTTCACTCTCTAATTGCTTTTCAAGCGACTATAGATGGTTCATTATAGGTCTGTAACTCCACTACGGTAGCATACAAGTTAAAAGATAGTATATGAATATAAATAGAGGGTTCCTAGCACTGGATCTCCTAAGACAATAATATACCCACAGGTTAATTTGCATACCCAAGCATACAACTTTTACTTTACAAGTTAATCCGACATTAAAGCTTTCTGTACCCAATAGACGAGCAAAAAGATAGACCCCCTAAGTTATGGCGTGGAATGAAACTTCGATTCCTAATCTAGCTGGCAAAGTGGCACTGGTAACTGGAGGAAAGTGAGTCGTTGATAACCCCCCCTCCAAATTTCTGATAATCAGCTAATAAGGACGAATTAGCTCTGGAATTGGCTTTGAAACGGTCAAACAACTTGCGTTGCATGGCGCCAAAGTGTACATAGGAGCAAGATCTGAATCTCGAGCGAAGCAGGCGATCAGTGATATTCTTTCCCAGAATCCGTCTATCCCAAAGGAGCTTCTGGAGTGGTTACCGTTGGATCTGTCATCGCTACCTAACGTCATCAAAGCTGCAAACGTACTGTCAACTGCAGAAAGTAGACTTGAtattttaagtaaagctGCAACTCTTAGGTATTGTTGACAGTATACTAAGAACTTTATTATAGTCAATAATGCAGGCGTCGCAGCGGAAGAGTTTGTTACGACAAAGGAAGGATTTGAGCAGACAATTGCGGTAAAGTGAGTGATAAAACATGCTAATTACATTTTATTCTTTGGATTACCTAGTATTTTCTTACAATGTCATGCTCCTATCTAGTCATCTCGGCCATTTTACTCTCTCCATTAAACTTCTACCATTGCTCAAGCAAACGGCAGAAGAGCCAGGCTCCGACGTACGAATTGTTACTGTACGTCTTCTTAGATATGTGAATTTCGAAAATGAGTTTACTAAATACATCTACTAGGTGAGCTCTGTGGCCGAGAAATTTgcgtccagcagcaacaactttACAACTCTAGAGGATCTTCGTGATCCTGGAGCTACCAATCCCAACGACTACGCCTCTCGAAAAGCAGTCTTTAGACGTTACGGCGCCAGCAAATTGGCTAATGCGCTCTTTACAAGAGAACTTCAAAATCAGCTTACGCAACAAAATACCAAGATCATAGCTCTAACGCTTGACCCTGGGCCCGTTGCAACTGATGGCGGTATGGGAGTGTTCCCGGGTCTGTTGAAGCCAGTTTTAAAACTGGTGATGAAAAGTCCTGCAAAAGGTGCATTGACGCAACTTTATTGTGCGACTGCATTAGAAATCGCAAAAGACACCGAACGATACAAAGGGCAGTTCTTGAATGGACCCGGGAAGATTGTCCAGGCATCAGAAAGGTCGCGCAGCAAAGAGCTAGCTCGGTCACTTTGGAAAATTTCGGAGGAAGTATTAGCAGGGGTAGATGTATAATTTCCTATCACATCAATGCTATTGTTCAAGGTTTCTCGGACTCTAGCTATCACAAGGTTTCGTTAGCTACGTCTAAAGGCTTTGGGAGCTTCAAAAAGAATATTCTCCTTGAAGACCAAACCACTacctaatattaataaatacaagCAATTACTAGCATATTGGACTTCTTCAGGTAACCAAGACACATGTgaaactaaaagatttaatttaagGCATTTGAAATGATATAGTAGTATAGCAGGTAGTTGACAATATAAATGATCGAAAAATGAATGAAAACAGCCGACAGTAGCCGCCGTAATCTTTGACATAGCCCAATTTGAGACTGACTGCTTGTCatcctttaaaaataaaacatagTCGGATAGtgattataaaatagcaaagTCGTTACTTCTGACGTGTTTTTAAGACCCAGCTCCCTTCAGAAATGAAAGAAGGTGGCATAgaaacagagagagaaaggctgCGAAAGAACGAATGATGTAATCCAAAATGAGTGTCCATATTCTTGGTTTATCCTAGGTGCGGAAAGTTGCCCGCCCATGTCGATTTAAAAGCTTCAGGGGGCAAATAGTAGAGAGACCTGAAGCTCTCAGCCAGGAGAAATAGTCGACAGGGGACATAACACACCGCAATGCAAAACAGGCCTATTCTCATTCCTCTCCTTGTATCTGTTCTAAtcttctttactttttttccaatAAATGGAAGATGGGTACAGATGTATATGTAAGGCAAAGCAATAGTCATCAATGCTGAAATTCTCCATAGAAGCTGTTCAATTTCTGTGGGAAATTGATTATTCCATGCAAAAAGGTGAACGCCTCCAAACGACGtagcagagaagaagccaatCAGTAATGAGTAAATATCAGCCTTTCGAGGGGAAAGCCTAAATTTTTTGCATTTCCGACAATTTAAGTCCCTCGTATGTTCGGCTGATTCACCTGCCTGTATCTTAGGCGTTCTGCACCACTTGCACCGCTTGCACCTCTTGCAGAATTCGCACACCATGCATCTTCCTTCTGGCTCAAGCGGTTTTTTGTATGTGAAAAGGTCATGTATAGTAGAGGTTGGCATGTAATACCGCTTGCCCTGAACATATGCGAATGGGGCTGCTTGAGCGATTTCAACAAAATGTTCGTATTCGACCTCTTTCGAAACGCTCACGTAAAAAGGCACGTTGAGGTCTTTAGGTTTTATGAAATCAATGCTATAGATAATAATTGCTGTAGCTGCAAACGCAACCGTTGTGATTTCCAGCTGGGTAAATGGAAGATTTTGAATAGCTCGGGCTATAAGCTGGATCACAAGCCACAGCACTTGGAGGATTGCTATGAGCTTGACTAACCCGTAGGATTTGCTCTTATCATTGATGTCTTGTTCCGTAATATTCGGCATTTTTGTTATAAgtttcttctccctcgcaATTTTAAGTTGCTTAGAGTCCAGTATCCAGATATTACCCGATAAAGCAGCGACATCTTTGAGAATCGATTTCGAAATTGTGGAGGATTCATTCATTGTGATAGCGTGTTGAACATgaggtttatataaactccatGGTATTTTTCCACACAATTTTGCAATTAATTCTTGTCTTCGGCTAAATTTTTGAATAAATTCCGGTACTTGATCTCCAGAAACCGGGTAAGATGCTGATGTTTCTCTAGACACGCCTGCTGATTCAGATATAAGGTCTGATGTATCTGTGCTGGCTGATGTGTAGTTATGTGAAGCAGGGAACCGTAGAGCAATACCGCCCATATCAACAAGGATAGTATGCGTCAAGCTCCAAGGAACACCATCAATGCGCGCAAGCCGCTCTAGTTCCGCTGAATTAGAGCGAGTAGCAAAAATCTTTCTGGCGCAACCGGTAGCTGCAAATTCCGGGGAAAAAAGTTTCAGGCCCATCCAAAAAATCTTCCGCCAGAGAAGATATACAGCGCGGCAgaatttttcccttttctttgtagGAGTGACATGCGCGGGGACATCGAGATGCAGGATAGACCATGTTGACAAAATAATGATACTAATGCAGCTCCAGACGATATTGAGGGTTGACCTAGCGTTTGGTCCAGAGACAAAGCCGCTATATGTTTCATTAGAAGGAAGAGTGCATTCAGGGGAAAAGTGATTGAACATTTTTCTGGTTTAAAAGTGTTGCTTAATACACACGACTGGATAGGGGAAGAAACGCAGGTAAAGTCAACTCTTATATATCCAAGACCGGACATGGGTAATTACAGCATATGCTCATTACTATTGATCTGAAAGGTTATAGCTACGTAGTAACACGTAAACTTCGAGTTGATGCATAGGAGGCTCAACTGATGACAGGCGGCGTATTTACTCATTGAAGCTGAACACTGATCCTGGTCGGTGCGTAGCTCACGAGGCTCGCAAGGCTGGCCAGCTAATCATGCATATGTTTTATCACGCACCAAGTAAACAAAGTAATAGTACTCCTATTTTAGCAACTTCTGAGACATGCGAGAAGAGCCTACACATATGCCATAGTAACCAAGGGTCAAAAGGGGGAGGCGAGCGTGAAATGCGGCAAGATGCTAACGTCGAATTTTCAGAGTGGATATTGTGATGTACTCAAATTGCGTATTGAAAATGGGTTGTGAAGCGTGGCGTATGAACATTGGCTTACAGCCATTGTATCCTTGCCATTCGGTGACGTAGAACTCAGCCGCACATTCGAAATTTCGGTGATATCTAGCGAATAAGATGCAACAAGGTTGTTTTATTAGAACCTATTTGTGCCcaaataataattagctgACGTGAAATAAGCGCATTACTCTGTCGACAGCTCGCTTATTACATTCTGCAGTATAGAGGCTTTGGTTACAGTCATTATCTCATGAGGCAAAGCTATCTAACGCGCCGTAGTCGTATTGCACGACGCACTTTAGAGCCTGGATACGTAGCTTCATACGTATCCGACCCGGGTACCAATAAACAGCTGAAAAGCGAGAGCTGACAAGTCATGTGCGTATTTGTATGTTTAATATAACTCGATGTTTCATAGTAGCTTCACGATATAAGAAAATGACCTGACAAATGATTTGACGCTACGATTTTGAGACATTTATGATTTCCGACAAATTCGTATATGCGAATCTATTGTTATGGCTTTATCATGGATACAACGTAGCCCAAATGGCATCAAAACAATCGGTAGCAATGTCACATATCATACATGTTCCTATTTCCAATTAAACCTACTGAACGAGTCCAATTAACGCTCTCCACTAGAGAATGTTTATTAACCCAACGATATAGACAACTAATTAGGGAATCTATGATCCCGATGGAATGGCTGTCCTATCACGCATGAATTCGGTGAGGTCTCGGTGGAAATCCGCCCCACGCTTCCGGGTGGATATAACATGTCTCAGCTATGTCTTATCTATGTGTATCACGAGCGAGTTCATAAATCAGATCCTTGCAAAAGGATATATTGGATAATgcatatttaactttattttgtGCACACCCAACAAATATGCATTTTGAGCAGTTGGTAGTAGGAGGGACTGTCCACAGTGTAGATCAATAGTAATAGtacttgtttttcttctttatgttaatttatatgtatattttatagatCCTCTGCTTAATAGCCAACTATATTAGAAGACCATGTGATTCCGCGTTGAGAGTAATGGCGGAGAGAGCAACACATTCCTAGAATTTGCTGTGCATTGTATATTTAGAACAGCATGCACGCTATAGTCACTTGCAGGGCTTCTGTCAcgaaccaaccacataagatccctttaGCACGTACCTCCGGGTAAACCACggacaagacaaccaatcagattaaaggaaatgtattctcagTAAGATACGTACCTACTCATGAGATGAGACTGcgactctaaggaagcattctcaTCAGGTACGGTGCAACTTACACAAGTGATAACCACGGaacgacttactatataagaccgttCATTACGCTcattagatatagcttagATAGTCAGTCGTTAACATAGCATTCATATAACAACCAGATTGGACCCTCATCCAAAGTTATCAGCTACGTGACTAAGACCGCTCATAAGATCCttcgcatctctctgccaacataaacccgacgttgaaggtttatcccttgggaactagttaccctatactaggtataggatcagaacgtcacAGCTTCCAACACTTTCATTGACCTCATGTCCAATATACCTATGGTTgagaaatatatagttaGCCAGGGTCGTAGATTCGTGTCCAATGAAGTGATAATTTCCTGGCTATCTGATGAGACGAATGCGTTCCTTAATTGCGATCCCCGAACTAGCTTCTAGAATGAGTGAGAACTAATTCATCTGATAATACCCTAGCAACATttcgaaaagaaaagctcaAGCCTGGCGTAAATGAATATACACTTAGCTGGTCATATCAAGAGAGATTCATAGTCATACTGTGCtaaagttgaagaagataTATAGATATCTAAATGTGGGAGTTATGGGCAGGAGTCTTGAACGAAGCTCCTAAGATGATCCTGGTCTAACTAGGCGGCTGGTGTGAAAATTGTTTTAAACATACGGAATTTAGTAGCCCACGCACTTTAATACAATAGAATCTTTTCatatgattttttttttataattagaTAAAAATCGTTTCAATTCAGCAGTCTTATTCTTCAAACGCAGATAAAGAGTTTGACTGGAATTCGGGCTTTTAATGGCTGACAGGCCGTACCTGTGTACAGCACACTGTATAGTGGAATAAACTCTAGTCAATGGCAATCCATCTACATGTACTAGCCACTTTTGAGTACAGGCAGTTTTAGCCTCTACAACTCGTCCATGATTTCTATGTTTAATAATCTGCAATTAGTGATTAGTCTGCACTCACATACTTTAAATCAACATCCTAAAACTTATGACATGGAAGAACTCTTTACCCATGGGGACCATACTTCTCAGCGCCATCAGCAAAGTCTGCCGCCGCCATAGCTGCTGCGCAGTCTGTCTAGTGACGAAGATCACATAATTTAGCGGCCGACTTCAACAGTTACCAAGTTCTCACCACTATTTACGTGTAGCTATGGAATTGTCGCAAACCGCTGTGGCCCATTCGCGGGTCTCTTGCCATGCGTGTCGCCATGGCAAAAGGCGATGTAATCGAGTCCTTCCGACGTGCGAATTGTGCATGCGCAAAGAAGTACGCTGTAGCTATCCAAAGCTACCAGCCAAACGCTCATACACACCGGAGATAATTTGGGACGACTCTTCGTCGGTAGTTGACGACCATCACCCGCAACAGCTGGATCAACCGCCAGATTTGGGGTCTACATTTGATACAGCAAGGGCTGTTCAGTTTCTAGCGCCCAAAGTATTTCGCGACATCCAGTTAGAAATTCCTCCTCCCTATGTACCGGTCCCAAGTGATGTTGCGGCCTATGTCGGAGACACTCAGCAGGTCCGCGACATAGCGGCAGTGTTATTCTCACAGGATGCCTCATGGCTACCAATAGTGTGTCGGAATCACTTTTTTAATGCTTCACTTAACCCGTTATCTCCGCGACGAGCGGAAGGCACGTTGTTAGCCTTGTGCATGAAGCTGTATTGCACAACTGCGGTCCACAATGGTGGTAACCAAAAAACAGCGCTTTACAAGGCGTCAAAGCGATATCTCTCTGACATAGAGGCAGCTGGTCTTATGTCGCTACATGTCCTCCAAGCAACAATTTTTATTGCGCTGTATGAAATAGGACATGCGATTTACCCCGCTGCTTATCTGACCGTCGGTGCTTGCGCCAGATATGGTATTGCTTTGGGCTTGGATAAGCTCATGACGAACAACAGCGACTTCAATAGATCGTGGATGGAGatagaggagaaaagaagaagttggTGGGCAGTGTTGGCGCTAGATCGGTGAGTTAGTTGTGTTATAATACTCTGTCACTTCTCATCTAATTGAAGGAGAGCTTTGCACTGATTTTTGATGCAGATTTTTGAACTTCGGCGATCCCTCAAGGCGTCTAGCTACAAGTGATCCAGAGATCAATTACTATCTTCCCGTAGACGATCAATCCTTTCTGGATGGTGTACGAAACTCCGTATTCTTATCAAATTTAAGCTGGAATATGACTAACTTTTAGTATCCTCTCAGGACATAATGCCGCCAGATGCTATTCCTATCTCTGCCGCATTTCACCTCAAGACAGGCAGTTTTGCTCGGCTGGCTCAAGCAACATACTTGACAAGTCAAGCCCTCCGACTTGCTGCAGCTATCGAAACACCTGGTACAGGGAATATAGTTTGTCTTGTGGGAGACACGGAACAATTGCGTCGTACGCTCGAAGCACAAGTCAACGCTGCAGAACAAGAGCATGCAGCTCGTAGATTATCATTCTGCTGCCAAACTATGTTTTCATATTGGTGAGTAGAATCTTGGTACACTCATGATGCATGCGTTAATTTTAGCAG
The Trichoderma asperellum chromosome 7, complete sequence DNA segment above includes these coding regions:
- a CDS encoding uncharacterized protein (EggNog:ENOG41), which encodes MVVDNVDNEDAFFRGKMTVGKSSSECIPHCQNGSLLFTTRSRDVAFDVANPKIPITIHELGKAEGISLVRKRMRENYSDELILELLQELEYIPLAITQAIAFMVKRQRTVEQYLKQHRKSDATKTKFLSYEFSEHARPENTLESVTKTWKLSFQSIRDSNRRAADLLCLINFFQH
- a CDS encoding uncharacterized protein (EggNog:ENOG41) produces the protein MGLLGWTMGILYMDVKALPILKRVVENRREILGDDDPRTIDALSDLATVIALTGNYTESETMQREALARSERILGRKHNDTLNCMAHLADVLDDQGKTEEAIQLLRDAYDAKKELLGNLHPDTLAAEANFAVMLSESVETVGEAFSLWRLNLRNKTQVLGPNHRETLITAKNFIQELQWRHRSAEARELCAQCLARAGDDLYKDNLHSQKLLEDINNIWQTLLETDEAEESSESE
- a CDS encoding uncharacterized protein (EggNog:ENOG41); this encodes MAWNETSIPNLAGKVALVTGGNSGIGFETVKQLALHGAKVYIGARSESRAKQAISDILSQNPSIPKELLEWLPLDLSSLPNVIKAANVLSTAESRLDILINNAGVAAEEFVTTKEGFEQTIAVNHLGHFTLSIKLLPLLKQTAEEPGSDVRIVTVSSVAEKFASSSNNFTTLEDLRDPGATNPNDYASRKAVFRRYGASKLANALFTRELQNQLTQQNTKIIALTLDPGPVATDGGMGVFPGLLKPVLKLVMKSPAKGALTQLYCATALEIAKDTERYKGQFLNGPGKIVQASERSRSKELARSLWKISEEVLAGVDV
- a CDS encoding uncharacterized protein (EggNog:ENOG41): MELSQTAVAHSRVSCHACRHGKRRCNRVLPTCELCMRKEVRCSYPKLPAKRSYTPEIIWDDSSSVVDDHHPQQLDQPPDLGSTFDTARAVQFLAPKVFRDIQLEIPPPYVPVPSDVAAYVGDTQQVRDIAAVLFSQDASWLPIVCRNHFFNASLNPLSPRRAEGTLLALCMKLYCTTAVHNGGNQKTALYKASKRYLSDIEAAGLMSLHVLQATIFIALYEIGHAIYPAAYLTVGACARYGIALGLDKLMTNNSDFNRSWMEIEEKRRSWWAVLALDRFLNFGDPSRRLATSDPEINYYLPVDDQSFLDGDIMPPDAIPISAAFHLKTGSFARLAQATYLTSQALRLAAAIETPGTGNIVCLVGDTEQLRRTLEAQVNAAEQEHAARRLSFCCQTMFSYCGIFLLQHQQWQQARLTTTRDACNGMFPETRRALEVMGRLASALQKDFEGGAAPKEGLPIFFMQTLYQATTIAMEVGQGKPDKDIVEKIHAFRWLLQYFCTRWNMAKIYLEILHAKEAFHDFDSLRHMVSLYHEKSL